A genome region from Glycine max cultivar Williams 82 chromosome 5, Glycine_max_v4.0, whole genome shotgun sequence includes the following:
- the LOC100792374 gene encoding transcription factor RAX3, which produces MGRAPCCDKANVKRGPWSPEEDTRLKSYIEEHGTGGNWIALPQKLGLKRCGKSCRLRWLNYLRPNIKHGNFSEEEDNIICSLYVTIGSRWSIIAAQLPGRTDNDIKNYWNTKLKKKLLGKQRKLEQQAQARKVFNQKQQIKRESEDLMLPVGVTTRTPYWPEQQYSWPIPVANNASIQYSNLNNNNQTSSFSKHFPNNIVTATTMNSQHSSRDISLTQNQLHDLHPSTLMNMISTDTCHTSNVFQGFVNFSSDFPCVNQQQIDGTMRVFYGLETMDMATNGSTNTTSTESTSWGDINSLVYSPLLVSDHEACQQRIIMPQDVTFEESSCFAMQRQ; this is translated from the exons ATGGGAAGAGCTCCTTGCTGTGACAAAGCTAATGTCAAGAGAGGTCCATGGTCACCTGAAGAAGACACCAGACTCAAATCTTATATTGAAGAGCATGGCACTGGTGGCAACTGGATAGCGTTGCCTCAAAAATTAG GCCTCAAGAGGTGTGGGAAAAGCTGTCGTCTCAGGTGGCTGAATTATCTTCGTCCAAACATCAAACACGGAAATTTctcagaagaagaagacaacatAATTTGCAGCCTCTATGTTACCATTGGAAGCAG GTGGTCTATTATAGCAGCGCAATTACCAGGGCGCACGGATAATGACATAAAGAACTATTGGAACACTAAGCTAAAGAAAAAGCTACTGGGGAAGCAAAGAAAGCTGGAGCAACAAGCTCAAGCTCGCAAAGTTTTTAACCAAAAGCAACAGATCAAGAGAGAGAGTGAAGATTTGATGTTACCTGTTGGAGTTACTACCCGAACTCCTTATTGGCCTGAACAACAATATTCTTGGCCCATTCCAGTGGCAAATAATGCTTCCATCCAATACTCCAATCTCAACaacaataatcaaacatcatcaTTCAGCAAACACTTCCCCAACAACATAGTCACTGCCACCACCATGAATTCACAACACTCATCACGTGACATTTCCTTAACACAAAACCAGTTACATGATTTACACCCCTCCACATTAATGAACATGATAAGCACGGACACGTGTCACACATCAAACGTATTTCAAGGGTTTGTGAACTTTTCCAGTGATTTTCCCTGTGTGAACCAGCAACAAATAGATGGAACAATGCGAGTTTTTTATGGATTGGAAACCATGGACATGGCAACAAATGGTAGCACAAACACTACTTCGACAGAAAGCACTAGTTGGGGAGACATAAACTCTTTGGTTTACTCGCCTTTGTTGGTTTCTGACCACGAAGCTTGTCAACAAAGAATAATAATGCCTCAAGATGTCACTTTTGAGGAATCTAGTTGCTTTGCAATGCAAAGGCAATAA